In the genome of Streptomyces violaceoruber, the window GCACCCTGGTGGCGCAGGCGCTCACGGTGCGCCGGGTGGAGCACATGCGGGGGCGGATCACCGAGCTGACCGACCGCCTGCTCGACGAACTGCCCGCCGACGGCGGCGTCGTGGATCTCAAGGCGGCCTTCGCCTATCCGCTGCCGATGTACGTCGTCGCCGACCTGATGGGCATCGAGGAGGCGCGGCTGCCGCGTCTGAAGGTGCTGTTCGAGAAGTTCTTCTCGACGCAGACCCCGCCCGAGGAGGTCGTGGCGACCCTCACCGAGCTGGCCTCGATCATGGCCGACACGGTCGCCGCGAAACGCGCCGCGCCGGGCGACGACCTGACGAGCGCGCTGATCCAGGCGTCCGAGGACGGCGACCACCTCACCGACGCGGAGATCGTCTCGACCCTCCAGCTGATGGTGGCCGCCGGTCACGAGACGACGATCTCGCTCATCGTGAACGCCGTGGTCAACCTGTCCACCCATCCCGAGCAGCGGGCGCTGGTGCTCTCCGGCGAGGCGGAGTGGTCCGCGGTGATCGAGGAGACACTGCGCTTCTCGACCCCGACCTCGCACGTCCTGATCCGGTTCGCGGCCGAGGACGTCCCGGTCGGCGACCGGGTGATACCCGCCGGGGACGCGCTCATCGTCTCGTACGGCGCGCTGGGCCGCGACGAGCACGCCCACGGTCCGACGGCGGACCGGTTCGACATCACCCGCACGTCCGGGAACCGGCACATCTCCTTCGGCCACGGCCCGCACGTGTGCCCCGGTGCGGCCCTGTCCCGGATGGAGGCGGGGGTGGCGCTCCCTGCCCTGTACGCCCGCTTCCCGCGCCTGGACCTGGCGGTGCCGGCCGCGGAGCTGCGCAACAAGCCGGTGGTCACGCAGAACGACCTGTTCGAACTGCCGGTCAGGCTGGCCTGACCCCGTCCGGCCGCGGCCCGGTCCCTCACCCGCGGGGCGTTTGCATCCCGCCCCGCGGGTAACTCCGGCATTCCGGACACCGATCCCCGGGAGTCGCCATGTGGAAGCGCAAGGGCAGGAAGGACCGCCGGGCCGCCAGGCCGGTCCCCATGGAGCTGTGCGACCTGTGCGCCAGGGTCTTCCCCGAGGACGAGTCGGTGACGGGCTACGTGCCGGACTCCTCCGCGGTGCACGCCACCAACGAGTGGTTCGACGGGCTGCGGCTCATCACCGCGTGCTCGGACGACCACTTCGACGTGATCAAGGACGGGTACGCGCACCGGCCGTTCGTGGACGAGGAGCTGTGGGCGGCCAAGCTGACCCGGGCCCTGACCACCGGCCCGCCGGCCCTCTCCATGGACCAGCTCGGCTGCCGGACGGGCCTCCAGGAGCCCCAGATCCGTGCGGCCGTCGCCTGGCACAACGAGCGCATGCGGGAGGCCCAGCAGCGCAGCGACCCCTGACGCCGGCGATCC includes:
- a CDS encoding cytochrome P450 family protein; translation: MTTGTEEARIPLDPFVTDLDGESARLRAAGPLAAVELPGGVPVWAVTHHAEAKALLTDPRLVKDINVWGAWRRGEIPADWPLIGLANPGRSMLTVDGAEHRRLRTLVAQALTVRRVEHMRGRITELTDRLLDELPADGGVVDLKAAFAYPLPMYVVADLMGIEEARLPRLKVLFEKFFSTQTPPEEVVATLTELASIMADTVAAKRAAPGDDLTSALIQASEDGDHLTDAEIVSTLQLMVAAGHETTISLIVNAVVNLSTHPEQRALVLSGEAEWSAVIEETLRFSTPTSHVLIRFAAEDVPVGDRVIPAGDALIVSYGALGRDEHAHGPTADRFDITRTSGNRHISFGHGPHVCPGAALSRMEAGVALPALYARFPRLDLAVPAAELRNKPVVTQNDLFELPVRLA